The region CCACTTAATTTTATTGAAATTTAATTCTGCTCTAATTTCTTTTTAAGTTAATTTAACCATCCAGCACTGACTTTATTTTCCGGGAGGGTACCGAATTGTCATTAGCAAGATTGACTAAATCCATGGGTTTGATTTGTGGTTTGGCGATCGCCAGTGGACTAACAGCGACGTTATCCAGTCATGCCCAAGCTGTTCCTGGAGATGAACCCTTTGCCCCGGTTAATCGTTACCAATTAGGTGGTGAAAATTCCGGTAACAAAGTCAATCAAATTACCTCAGTGGCGGAATTACGGGATGTGCAACCCAATGATTGGGCCTTTGCCGCTCTGCAAAGTTTAGTGGAACGTTACGGTTGTATAGTGGGTTATCCAGACCGCACCTATCGAGGTGATGCCGAAGGCACACTGCGTGCCCGTGCCCTCAGCCGTTATGAATTTGCGGCGGCATTAAATGCTTGCTTAAACACCATTGAGCAACTGTTACAGGCAAATGTCTCCGTGGTTCAGGGGGATTTAGACTTACTAAAAAAATTAGCCCAGGATTTCCAAGCCGAGCTAAAACAATTGGCAGTTAGGGTCGACAATTTGGCCACCCGCACCGCTTTTTTAGAAAACCATCAATTTTCCACCACCACTAAGCTTTATGGCCAAACCATTGTGTCCTTCGACGACGTCTTTGGCGATCGGGTAGGGGGAGATAGGAATGAATTTCAACCGCAGTTAGCCTACCGGGTGCGCTTTAACCTAGAAACCAGTTTCACAGGTAAGGATTTGCTCAGAACTCGTTTGCAATTCTCCAATTTCTTCAATGGAGTGGCACAAACTGGCACCAATATGACCCGTTTTAACTATGACGATAATTCCAACAATAATGTGGAAGTAACCCATCTTTGGTACCGTACTCCTTTGACGGATAATCTCACCCTGCGCTTGGGTTCCGTTGGGGTGGGCTACACAGACTTGGTGGATACATTAACGCCCCCCACCATTGCCGATGATGCCCTGGGAATTCCTTCCCGTTTTGGGGAGTATGACCCCATTTACCGCCGGGGAGGGGGAGGGGCGGGCTCGAATTGGCAAATAACCCCGACTTTACAACTGAGTGCGGGTTACTTAGCCACTAACCCCAATGATCCCGACAGTGGTAATGGCTTGTTCAATGGCGGCCACCATGCCCTTGGTCAATTAGCCTACCAAACCGCCGATGGAGGTATTGGCTTTACCTATTCCCGTTCCTATTTTCCTGCTGGCGAGACCAATTTAATGGCGGGCACCGGTAGTTTCCTGGCTATTCAACCCTTCGGAGAGGCGATCGCCACGGCGGGGGATTTTTACACATTGCAAGGGTATTATCGCATCACTCCCCATGTGCAGCTCCATGCCTGGGGCGGTTATGTGGACGCCCAGGCCCAGGGCGGCGGAATGAGCAACTTGGCCGATGGCGTGGGAGGCACGGTGTTGAGGGAAGTGTCCTGGAATCGTTCCGCTATTTGGTATGGTTTGCTTGGCATTAGTTTCCCCGATGTGGGGGGAGAAGGGAATTTACCGGGCATTGCCTTGGGTATTCCTCCCACAGTCACGGCTAGTAACTTACCTGGAGCAGTGGGACAAACCACTCCCTACCATTTGGAAACGTTTTACCGCATTCAAATCAATGACAATATTTCTATCACCCCCGGATTTTGGGTAGTGCTAAACCCTGAAGCTAACAGCAATAACGCCACCCAATATGTGGGGCATATACGCACTAGCTTTCTGTTCTGATCCCCCAGCCATCAAGACTGGCACAGCCCCATAAAATCGATTAACTGCCGCACCAACTCCGGTTTGGTCACTGCCAAAATAGTCGAACCGTCTTCGAGTAACGTATTGCCGTTGGGAATTTTTAAGTCTTCATGAGCATTGGCCTGGTAACCAATAATCAGAGTGCCGGAAGGAAAACGGGGATCCTGGGCGATCGCCGCCACACTGCGGCCCACAATGCTGCAATTGGGGGGAATGGAAAGTTTTAGCACCTCAATTTGTCCCTGCTCAAAGTGCATCATGGCATCCACCTGGGGATACTCAATGGCATTGATCACCCGGTTGAGGGTTAATTCTGTAGTGCTGATAATGTGGGTCGCACCGGCTAAACGGTAGGGTTCAGCAAAATCCCCATCACTCATGCGGACGACAATTTGAGGCACCCCATAATGCTTGGACAGGGTGACTAAAGCCAAATTTAGGGCATCTTCCTGGAGCGCCGCAATCACAGCCCCCGCTTTACGAACCCCTGCTTCTAGTAAAACTGAGGTATTGACTGCACTACCTTCAAACGCCATCACGCCAATTTTTTCCCGGGCATACTTACAGGCCAGGGGATCGGTGTCCACTGCCGCCACCGTGTGGCCCATTTTGAGCAAATTTTTGGCCAGATTGGAGCCAATGCCCCCCATGCCACCGATGAGAACGTACATTTTTCACCCTTTGCACCACAGGCTTGATTGTAGTGGAAGTTAGGTGAAATTGATGACTGTCGCTTTTGGCATCGGCTCGAAAAGCTCCCCCCACCTGCCGATGATGGGGAAAAGTCTTTGTGAAAATGCTCCACGCTTGTCGTAGTTTGGCTAAGTTAGCTGAAGAGGATAAATTAATTTACCCCTTGCTAACAAAGCCTAGGCTCCCACTGCTTCTTTGGCTGCGTACATAACCTCCAGGGTAATTTCCGACAAGCCCCGCTCCCGGGCAAATTTTTCCGTATTGCGTTTGACCTTACCCCGCACAAATCCTGGTACCTTGTTCAACTCAGCTTGGGCGGTGCTGTGCCAACCGAGGTCGGAGTCACTGGAAATGCCTTTGGTAATCACTTCTTTGGTGTCATGACCACCGAAAATTTCCAACAGATGGTCTTCCATGCCCAGGGTGAAAGAGTTGTACACCAAGTCAGCGATTTGATTAGTGCCTTCGTAGCCCAAGAATGGTTTATAGCCCAAGGGAAAATTCTGAATATGGATGGGGGCCGCAATGACGCCACAGGGAATATCCAGGCGTTTACCCACGTGCCTTTCCATCTGGGTGCCAAAAATAGCCGCCGGTTCAATGCGGGCAATGGCATCGGCGATCGCCCCGTTGTCTTCACTGATCAAGACTTCGTCACAGTATTCGGAAACCTCGGCCTTGAACCAATCCGAATCATATTTGCAATAGGTTCCTGCTAGGACAACGTGGATGCCCATTTCCCGGGCCAAAATTTTGGTCATAGCGGCCGCATGGGTATTATCCCCAAAGACCACTGCTTTTTTGCCGGTGAGATTTTGACAGTCAATGGAGCGGGAAAACCAGGCCGCTTGGGAGACGTGACGGGTTTGTTGCTGGATAAAATCTTCATAG is a window of Synechocystis sp. PCC 7338 DNA encoding:
- a CDS encoding iron uptake porin — its product is MGLICGLAIASGLTATLSSHAQAVPGDEPFAPVNRYQLGGENSGNKVNQITSVAELRDVQPNDWAFAALQSLVERYGCIVGYPDRTYRGDAEGTLRARALSRYEFAAALNACLNTIEQLLQANVSVVQGDLDLLKKLAQDFQAELKQLAVRVDNLATRTAFLENHQFSTTTKLYGQTIVSFDDVFGDRVGGDRNEFQPQLAYRVRFNLETSFTGKDLLRTRLQFSNFFNGVAQTGTNMTRFNYDDNSNNNVEVTHLWYRTPLTDNLTLRLGSVGVGYTDLVDTLTPPTIADDALGIPSRFGEYDPIYRRGGGGAGSNWQITPTLQLSAGYLATNPNDPDSGNGLFNGGHHALGQLAYQTADGGIGFTYSRSYFPAGETNLMAGTGSFLAIQPFGEAIATAGDFYTLQGYYRITPHVQLHAWGGYVDAQAQGGGMSNLADGVGGTVLREVSWNRSAIWYGLLGISFPDVGGEGNLPGIALGIPPTVTASNLPGAVGQTTPYHLETFYRIQINDNISITPGFWVVLNPEANSNNATQYVGHIRTSFLF
- a CDS encoding TrkA family potassium uptake protein: MYVLIGGMGGIGSNLAKNLLKMGHTVAAVDTDPLACKYAREKIGVMAFEGSAVNTSVLLEAGVRKAGAVIAALQEDALNLALVTLSKHYGVPQIVVRMSDGDFAEPYRLAGATHIISTTELTLNRVINAIEYPQVDAMMHFEQGQIEVLKLSIPPNCSIVGRSVAAIAQDPRFPSGTLIIGYQANAHEDLKIPNGNTLLEDGSTILAVTKPELVRQLIDFMGLCQS